A genomic window from Streptomyces mirabilis includes:
- a CDS encoding ABC transporter substrate-binding protein — protein sequence MPPLSPSSSPFAPGVDRRLFLSSLLGVAAAAGLSGCAGASAADSTSKRSLSAPLSARVPSGTSLKIASYQNVQQLQFELAGLTDLPFTISSWVNIGAGPDVINAFRAKSLDVANNAGIPPIQAHYQGYDAKIVAIDITRKPNYLFATKPGSDIHTVADFKGKKLAFSQGQAQGVVLLRALKEAGLAYDEVKLVPLTSNQFFTALQSGQVDIAPLANSQAPAYLKQYESKGARAVTTDVVDLLNLLWAPTSVLADPAKAAAVAAYIPRWAQGQVWAYEHPDAWNEEFYVKTQNLTLAQARSITELANKPLFPPSWDEAVKWEQETADLLAAGGFVKAFKVGSLFDRRFEGIAAKAVPAEYRK from the coding sequence ATGCCACCACTGTCTCCTTCGTCGTCCCCTTTCGCGCCCGGTGTGGACCGGCGGCTGTTCCTCTCCTCCCTGCTCGGCGTGGCCGCCGCGGCCGGACTGAGCGGTTGTGCGGGGGCCAGTGCCGCCGACAGCACGTCCAAGCGGTCCCTGTCCGCCCCGCTGTCCGCCAGGGTCCCCTCCGGTACGAGCCTCAAGATCGCCTCGTACCAGAACGTCCAGCAGCTCCAGTTCGAGCTCGCGGGCCTCACCGACCTGCCGTTCACCATTTCCAGCTGGGTGAACATCGGAGCCGGACCCGATGTCATCAACGCCTTCCGCGCCAAGTCCCTCGACGTCGCCAACAACGCGGGCATCCCGCCGATCCAGGCGCACTACCAGGGCTATGACGCCAAGATCGTCGCGATCGACATCACCCGCAAGCCCAACTACCTCTTCGCGACCAAGCCCGGCAGCGACATCCACACCGTCGCGGACTTCAAGGGCAAGAAGCTGGCGTTCTCCCAGGGGCAGGCCCAGGGCGTCGTCCTGCTCAGGGCGTTGAAGGAGGCCGGGCTCGCCTACGACGAGGTGAAGCTGGTCCCGCTGACCAGCAACCAGTTCTTCACGGCCCTGCAGTCGGGCCAGGTCGACATCGCCCCGCTCGCCAACAGCCAGGCACCGGCGTACCTCAAGCAGTACGAGTCGAAGGGCGCCCGCGCTGTCACCACCGACGTGGTCGACCTGCTCAACCTGCTGTGGGCGCCCACCTCCGTGCTGGCCGACCCGGCGAAGGCGGCGGCCGTCGCCGCGTACATCCCGCGCTGGGCGCAGGGGCAGGTGTGGGCGTACGAACACCCGGACGCCTGGAACGAGGAGTTCTACGTCAAGACGCAGAACCTCACGCTCGCGCAGGCCCGGTCGATCACCGAGCTCGCCAACAAGCCGCTGTTCCCGCCGAGCTGGGACGAGGCGGTGAAGTGGGAGCAGGAGACCGCCGATCTGCTGGCCGCGGGCGGATTCGTGAAGGCGTTCAAGGTCGGCTCGCTCTTCGACCGGCGCTTCGAGGGCATCGCGGCGAAGGCCGTCCCGGCGGAGTACCGGAAGTGA
- a CDS encoding ABC transporter permease, with protein MTTTTATTTESVPAAEDTPAVRRRRRRGLAPGKRLPASRLIGPALFLVLWAAASAAGRLDPGAIPAPWTVLKTAGHLWTDGTLPTDVRTSLERAGYGFALGLTAGVVLALAAGLSRIGEALIDGTVQLNRAIPTLGLIPLFILWLGIGETFKIAIIAIVVYIPIYLNLHAALSGIDHRYVELAEVQGLSRLQFVRQIVIPGALPGFFVGLRLGVTGSWLSLVVLEQINATSGLGYMMFQAQNYGQSDVILVGLLIYGVFGLVSDSAVRLAERRVLSWRRTLSS; from the coding sequence ATGACGACAACCACGGCCACGACCACCGAGTCGGTGCCCGCCGCCGAGGACACGCCTGCCGTACGGCGCAGGCGGCGCCGCGGCCTCGCTCCCGGCAAGCGCCTGCCCGCCTCCCGGCTCATCGGCCCCGCCCTCTTCCTCGTCCTGTGGGCGGCCGCCTCCGCCGCCGGACGGCTGGACCCGGGCGCGATCCCGGCGCCCTGGACGGTCCTGAAGACCGCCGGCCACCTGTGGACGGACGGCACGCTCCCCACCGACGTCCGCACCTCCCTGGAACGCGCGGGATACGGCTTCGCGCTGGGCCTGACCGCCGGTGTGGTCCTCGCGCTGGCGGCCGGGCTCAGCCGGATCGGCGAGGCGCTCATCGACGGGACCGTGCAGCTCAACCGGGCGATCCCGACCCTGGGCCTCATCCCGCTGTTCATTCTCTGGCTGGGCATCGGCGAGACCTTCAAGATCGCCATCATCGCGATCGTCGTCTACATCCCGATCTATCTCAACCTGCACGCCGCGCTGTCCGGCATCGACCACCGTTACGTCGAACTCGCCGAGGTCCAGGGCCTGTCGAGGCTCCAGTTCGTCCGCCAGATCGTCATCCCCGGCGCGTTGCCCGGCTTCTTCGTCGGACTGCGCCTCGGGGTGACCGGCTCCTGGCTGAGCCTGGTGGTCCTGGAGCAGATCAACGCCACCAGCGGCCTCGGCTACATGATGTTCCAGGCCCAGAACTACGGCCAGTCGGACGTCATCCTGGTCGGCCTGCTGATCTACGGCGTCTTCGGCCTGGTCTCCGACAGCGCGGTCCGTCTCGCCGAACGGAGGGTGCTGTCATGGCGCCGCACACTCAGCAGCTGA
- a CDS encoding ABC transporter ATP-binding protein yields the protein MAPHTQQLTAAPAVRLRGLTRSFEGRTVLDGIDLDLPAGQFTALLGHSGSGKSTLLRAIAGLDHEVAGSGRLTAPERVSVVFQDSRLLPWRRVLDNVLLGTNGKEAADKGREALAEVGLKDRERAWPNELSGGEAQRAALARSLVREPELLLADEPFGALDALTRIRMHVLLRELWERHRPSVLLVTHDVDEAIVLADRVLVLDRGRIGLDLTIDRPHPRSYREPVLGEYRERLLAALGVTEDPA from the coding sequence ATGGCGCCGCACACTCAGCAGCTGACCGCCGCCCCGGCCGTCCGCCTACGAGGCCTCACACGGTCGTTCGAGGGCCGTACCGTCCTCGACGGCATCGACCTCGACCTGCCCGCCGGACAGTTCACGGCCCTGCTCGGGCACAGCGGTTCCGGCAAGAGCACGCTGCTGCGGGCCATCGCGGGCCTGGACCACGAGGTCGCCGGAAGCGGCCGGCTCACGGCCCCGGAGCGGGTGTCGGTCGTCTTCCAGGACTCCCGGCTGCTGCCCTGGCGGCGGGTCCTCGACAACGTGCTGCTCGGCACGAACGGCAAGGAAGCGGCCGACAAGGGCCGCGAAGCACTCGCCGAGGTGGGCCTGAAAGACCGCGAACGGGCGTGGCCCAACGAGTTGTCCGGCGGCGAGGCCCAGCGCGCCGCCCTGGCCCGCTCGCTCGTCCGTGAGCCCGAACTCCTGCTGGCCGACGAGCCGTTCGGCGCGCTGGACGCGCTGACCCGGATCCGGATGCACGTCCTGCTGCGCGAGCTGTGGGAGCGCCACCGGCCCTCCGTGCTGCTCGTCACCCACGACGTGGACGAGGCGATCGTGCTCGCCGACCGCGTCCTGGTGCTCGACCGGGGCCGGATCGGCCTCGACCTGACCATCGACCGCCCCCATCCGCGCTCCTACCGGGAGCCGGTCCTGGGTGAATACCGGGAGCGCCTCCTTGCCGCCCTCGGTGTGACGGAGGACCCCGCATGA
- a CDS encoding LLM class flavin-dependent oxidoreductase translates to MTRRLHLNAFLMNTGHHEASWRLPESDPYAHVALAHYVELARIAERGTFDSLFLADGPQLWSNLAQRPAGALEPLTLLTALATVTEHIGLIATASTSYNSPYNLARKFASLDIISGGRAGWNIVTTAGAEAARNFGLDAEPAHAERYARAAEFLDVSLKLWDSWEDDAIVADKAAGVWGDDAKIHPPRHQGTYFRVEGALNVPRSPQGYPLLVQAGSSEDGKTFAARYAEAVFTAQQTLADAQAFYADLKSRTAAAGRDPEHIKVLPGIVPVLGSTQAEARANEQVLEDHLVYTHGVERLEHLLQLESGTLELDAQLPADLPPEDVIEGAKSRYTLVVELARRERLTVRQLIGRLGGGRGHLTFAGTPEQVADAIEEWFTRGAADGFNIMPAVLPSGLGLFVDHVVPILRARGLLRTEYGPRRTLRERYGLPRPANQYLTPALATA, encoded by the coding sequence ATGACCCGCCGACTCCACCTCAACGCGTTTTTGATGAACACCGGCCATCACGAGGCATCGTGGCGGCTGCCGGAGAGCGACCCGTACGCCCATGTCGCCCTCGCCCACTACGTCGAGCTGGCCCGGATCGCCGAACGCGGCACCTTCGACTCCCTCTTCCTGGCCGACGGACCGCAGCTGTGGAGCAACCTGGCCCAACGCCCGGCCGGCGCCCTGGAACCGCTCACCCTGCTCACCGCACTGGCGACGGTCACCGAGCACATCGGCCTGATCGCCACGGCGTCCACGTCCTACAACTCCCCCTACAACCTGGCCCGCAAGTTCGCCTCTCTCGACATCATCAGCGGCGGTCGGGCGGGCTGGAACATCGTCACGACGGCTGGTGCGGAGGCCGCTCGCAACTTCGGCCTCGACGCCGAGCCCGCGCACGCCGAACGGTACGCGCGCGCCGCCGAGTTCCTGGACGTCTCGCTCAAGCTCTGGGACAGCTGGGAGGACGACGCGATCGTCGCCGACAAGGCGGCCGGTGTGTGGGGCGACGACGCCAAGATCCACCCGCCGCGCCACCAGGGCACGTACTTCCGTGTCGAGGGCGCCCTCAACGTGCCCCGCTCACCACAGGGTTACCCACTGCTCGTGCAGGCGGGGTCGAGCGAGGACGGCAAGACGTTCGCGGCGCGCTACGCGGAGGCGGTGTTCACCGCGCAGCAGACCCTCGCCGACGCCCAGGCCTTCTACGCGGACCTCAAGTCCCGTACGGCGGCGGCCGGCCGGGACCCCGAGCACATCAAGGTGCTGCCCGGCATCGTCCCGGTGCTCGGCTCGACGCAGGCCGAGGCGCGGGCGAACGAGCAGGTCCTGGAGGACCACCTCGTGTACACGCACGGCGTGGAACGTCTGGAGCACCTGCTGCAGCTGGAGTCCGGAACCCTGGAGTTGGACGCCCAGCTGCCCGCGGACCTGCCTCCCGAGGACGTCATCGAGGGCGCCAAGAGCCGCTACACCCTCGTCGTCGAACTCGCCCGCCGCGAACGGCTCACCGTGCGGCAGCTGATCGGGCGGCTCGGCGGCGGGCGCGGGCACCTCACCTTCGCCGGCACGCCGGAGCAGGTCGCCGACGCGATCGAGGAGTGGTTCACGCGCGGCGCCGCCGACGGCTTCAACATCATGCCCGCCGTACTTCCCTCCGGCCTCGGTCTGTTCGTCGACCACGTCGTCCCGATCCTGCGCGCCCGCGGCCTGCTCCGCACGGAGTACGGACCGCGCCGGACCCTCCGGGAGCGCTACGGCCTCCCCCGCCCCGCCAACCAGTACCTCACTCCCGCACTCGCCACGGCCTGA
- a CDS encoding TauD/TfdA dioxygenase family protein: MSIEISKVTAHIGARVSGVDISKPLDEEQVTAIREALDVHKALAFDDVHLDDEGQQAFARHFGDLTTAHPTVAAVDGAPNVLPVDSERGRANHWHTDVTFVLNPPQASTLRSITIPPYGGETLIASSAAAYRDLPAPLRALADTLWAEHTNDYDYAVPDEQIDEEQAAQRAQFTSIKFRTAHPVVRVHPLTGERGLFIGGFAQRIVGLSVGESRTLLDLFQSYVTRPENILRWRWSPNQLVLFDNRITQHYAVDNYDGRPRRLHRVTVAGDVPVGIEGKESYSIEGDASHYTSVAE, from the coding sequence ATGTCCATCGAGATCAGCAAGGTCACCGCGCACATAGGCGCCCGGGTCTCCGGCGTAGACATCTCCAAGCCGCTCGACGAGGAACAGGTCACCGCGATCCGCGAGGCCCTCGACGTCCACAAGGCCCTGGCCTTCGACGACGTGCACCTCGACGACGAGGGCCAGCAGGCCTTCGCCCGCCACTTCGGCGACCTCACCACCGCCCACCCGACGGTGGCCGCCGTCGACGGCGCCCCGAACGTGCTCCCCGTCGACAGCGAGCGCGGGCGCGCCAACCACTGGCACACCGACGTGACCTTCGTCCTCAACCCGCCCCAGGCCAGCACCCTGCGCAGCATCACGATCCCGCCGTACGGCGGCGAGACCCTGATCGCCAGTTCGGCGGCCGCCTACCGGGACCTGCCCGCCCCGCTGCGCGCGCTCGCCGACACCCTGTGGGCCGAGCACACCAACGACTACGACTACGCGGTGCCGGACGAGCAGATCGACGAGGAACAGGCCGCCCAGCGCGCCCAGTTCACGTCCATCAAGTTCCGTACCGCCCATCCCGTCGTCCGGGTCCACCCGCTGACCGGTGAGCGCGGGCTGTTCATCGGCGGGTTCGCGCAGCGGATCGTCGGGCTGTCGGTGGGCGAGTCCCGCACGCTGCTCGACCTGTTCCAGTCGTACGTCACCCGGCCGGAGAACATCCTGCGCTGGCGCTGGTCCCCGAACCAGCTGGTCCTGTTCGACAACCGGATCACCCAGCACTACGCGGTCGACAACTACGACGGCCGGCCGCGCCGCCTGCACCGGGTGACCGTCGCCGGTGACGTGCCGGTCGGCATCGAGGGCAAGGAGAGCTACTCGATCGAGGGCGACGCCTCGCACTACACGTCCGTGGCCGAGTAA
- a CDS encoding amino acid permease produces the protein MSRTTLDTPPAAPDAHAPLSHGLKQRHLSMIALGGVIGAGLFVGSGAGIAAAGPSIVIAYAVSGLLVMLVMRMLGEMSAAYPSSGSFSAHAERAIGPWAGFTAGWSFWVLLCTAVGLEGIGAAKIVTGWLPGTPEWAWVALFMVVFCVANLAAVKNFGEFEFWFAALKVGAISLFLVLGVLAVAGVLPGTDSPGTSNLTGQGGFLPHGSEGLVVGLLASVFAYGGLETVTIAAAESRNPVQGVARAVRTAMWRIALFYIGSMAVIVTLVPWDSKEVVEKGPYVAALDHLGIPGAGQLMNVVVFVALLSAMNANIYGSSRIAYSLVQRGQGPKALGRVSAGVPRVAVLVSCVFGFVCVLLSYWRPDDVFPWLLNMIGAVILVVWIFIAVSQLLLRRRVEREAPEKLVVRMWLFPALTWVALAGMAAIFVLMARQPDTRVQLYSTGGMTLFLAAVGYAWQRARVAR, from the coding sequence ATGTCCCGCACCACCCTCGACACCCCACCCGCCGCTCCCGACGCACACGCCCCGCTGTCCCACGGCCTCAAGCAGCGCCATCTGTCGATGATCGCCCTCGGCGGTGTGATCGGCGCCGGTCTGTTCGTGGGGTCCGGCGCGGGGATCGCCGCCGCCGGACCGTCGATCGTGATCGCGTACGCGGTCTCCGGTCTGCTGGTCATGCTGGTGATGCGGATGCTCGGCGAGATGTCTGCCGCGTATCCGTCCTCGGGCTCGTTCTCGGCGCACGCCGAGCGGGCGATCGGACCGTGGGCGGGCTTCACCGCGGGGTGGTCCTTCTGGGTGCTGCTCTGCACGGCCGTCGGGCTGGAGGGGATCGGGGCGGCGAAGATCGTCACCGGCTGGCTGCCGGGTACGCCCGAGTGGGCCTGGGTCGCCCTGTTCATGGTGGTCTTCTGTGTCGCGAACCTCGCCGCCGTGAAGAACTTCGGCGAGTTCGAGTTCTGGTTCGCCGCGCTGAAGGTCGGCGCGATCAGCCTGTTCCTGGTGCTGGGTGTGCTGGCCGTCGCGGGTGTGCTCCCCGGCACGGACTCCCCCGGCACCTCGAACCTCACCGGCCAGGGCGGCTTCCTCCCGCACGGCAGCGAGGGGCTGGTCGTCGGTCTGCTCGCGTCGGTCTTCGCGTACGGCGGTCTGGAGACGGTCACCATCGCGGCGGCCGAGTCGCGGAACCCGGTCCAGGGCGTGGCGCGCGCCGTCCGTACGGCGATGTGGCGCATCGCGCTCTTCTACATCGGCTCCATGGCGGTCATCGTCACGCTGGTCCCCTGGGACTCGAAGGAGGTCGTCGAGAAGGGCCCCTACGTCGCCGCCCTCGACCACCTGGGCATCCCCGGCGCCGGTCAGCTGATGAACGTGGTCGTGTTCGTCGCGCTGCTCTCGGCGATGAACGCCAACATCTACGGCTCCTCGCGCATCGCCTACTCGCTGGTGCAGCGCGGCCAGGGCCCGAAGGCCCTCGGCAGGGTCTCGGCCGGGGTCCCGCGCGTCGCGGTGCTCGTCTCCTGCGTCTTCGGCTTCGTGTGCGTGCTGCTGAGCTACTGGCGGCCGGACGACGTCTTCCCCTGGCTGCTGAACATGATCGGCGCGGTGATCCTGGTCGTGTGGATCTTCATCGCGGTCTCGCAGCTGCTGCTGCGGCGCCGGGTGGAGCGCGAGGCACCGGAGAAGCTGGTCGTGCGGATGTGGCTGTTCCCGGCGCTGACCTGGGTGGCGCTGGCCGGCATGGCCGCGATCTTCGTCCTGATGGCCCGGCAGCCCGACACCCGGGTGCAGCTGTACTCGACGGGCGGGATGACGCTGTTCCTGGCGGCCGTCGGATACGCCTGGCAGCGGGCACGCGTGGCCCGCTGA
- a CDS encoding superoxide dismutase yields MPVYTLPELPYDYAALAPVISPEIIELHHDKHHAAYVKGANDTLEQLAEARDKESWGAVNGLEKNLAFHLSGHILHSIYWTNMSGNGGGEPLAVDGVGELADAITESFGSFTGFKAQLTKAAATTQGSGWGVLAHEPLSGRLVVEQIYDHQGNVGQGSVPILVFDAWEHAFYLQYRNQKVDFIDAMWQVVDWQDAARRYEAATARANVLLPTP; encoded by the coding sequence ATGCCCGTCTACACACTCCCTGAGCTGCCGTACGACTACGCCGCGCTCGCACCCGTGATCAGCCCCGAGATCATCGAGCTGCACCACGACAAGCACCACGCGGCGTATGTGAAGGGGGCCAACGACACGCTGGAGCAGCTCGCGGAGGCGCGTGACAAGGAGTCGTGGGGAGCGGTCAACGGTCTGGAGAAGAACCTGGCCTTCCATCTCTCCGGCCACATCCTGCACAGCATCTACTGGACGAACATGAGCGGGAACGGCGGCGGTGAGCCCCTCGCCGTGGACGGTGTGGGAGAGCTCGCGGACGCGATCACCGAGTCGTTCGGCTCCTTCACCGGGTTCAAGGCGCAGCTGACGAAGGCCGCCGCGACCACCCAGGGCTCCGGCTGGGGCGTCCTCGCCCACGAGCCGCTCAGCGGTCGCCTCGTCGTCGAGCAGATCTACGACCACCAGGGCAACGTCGGGCAGGGGTCGGTGCCGATCCTGGTGTTCGACGCCTGGGAGCACGCCTTCTACCTGCAGTACCGCAACCAGAAGGTCGACTTCATCGACGCGATGTGGCAGGTCGTCGACTGGCAGGACGCGGCCAGGCGTTACGAGGCGGCCACGGCCCGCGCGAACGTCTTGCTGCCGACCCCCTGA
- a CDS encoding histidine phosphatase family protein — MSTTSMTHSAVSPAASVSTTLLLARHGRTVWHAENRYAGVSDVPLADEGHAQAEALGRWAAAHPVDAVWTSTLSRAVATAEPACRALGLTALREPALRECDFGVVEGRTLAEFEAENPARAKAFRVDPVSYPFPEAEDPRTAAARGAAVLRRIAAAHHGERVLVVAHNTLLRLVLCSLLSIPLGEYRRVLPRLRNAAITELRMTDGAAALLSLNVPCG; from the coding sequence ATGAGTACGACGAGCATGACCCACAGCGCCGTGAGTCCCGCAGCCTCAGTGAGCACGACCCTGCTGCTCGCCCGGCACGGCCGGACCGTCTGGCATGCCGAGAACCGCTACGCCGGAGTGAGCGACGTCCCCCTCGCCGACGAGGGCCACGCCCAGGCCGAGGCGCTCGGCCGCTGGGCCGCCGCGCACCCCGTGGACGCCGTCTGGACGTCGACCCTCTCGCGCGCCGTCGCCACGGCCGAGCCCGCCTGCCGCGCCCTCGGTCTCACCGCGCTCCGCGAACCCGCCCTGCGCGAATGCGACTTCGGGGTGGTGGAGGGCCGTACCCTCGCCGAGTTCGAGGCCGAGAACCCGGCCCGGGCGAAGGCGTTCCGGGTCGACCCGGTGTCGTACCCCTTCCCGGAGGCGGAGGACCCGCGCACCGCGGCGGCCCGCGGGGCGGCCGTCCTGCGCCGGATCGCGGCCGCGCACCACGGCGAACGCGTCCTGGTCGTCGCCCACAACACGCTGCTCCGGCTGGTGCTCTGCTCGCTGCTGTCCATCCCCCTGGGCGAGTACCGCAGGGTCCTTCCGCGGCTGCGCAACGCCGCGATCACCGAACTCCGCATGACGGACGGGGCCGCCGCGCTGCTGTCGCTCAACGTGCCCTGCGGGTGA
- a CDS encoding DsbA family protein, producing MPETASTKTPVDFWFDPLCPWAWMTSRWVLEVEKVRDIEVRWHIMSLAVLNEDKLDQLPEEYRDMLATKAWKPIRVVTAAWQKHGEDVLGPLYTALGTRIHNQGEGATIEAIAGALEDVGLPASLLDYADQEDFEFDAELRASHKEGIDKVGQEVGTPVIALPGDDGEQIAFFGPVVTPTPQGEAAARLWDGTLLVASTPGFYEIKRTRTKGPDFSNL from the coding sequence ATGCCCGAGACCGCCTCCACCAAGACCCCCGTCGACTTCTGGTTCGACCCGCTGTGCCCCTGGGCCTGGATGACCTCGCGCTGGGTGCTGGAAGTGGAGAAGGTCCGGGACATCGAGGTCCGCTGGCACATCATGAGCCTCGCGGTCCTCAACGAGGACAAGCTGGACCAGCTGCCCGAGGAGTACCGGGACATGCTCGCCACCAAGGCCTGGAAGCCGATCCGGGTGGTCACCGCCGCCTGGCAGAAGCACGGCGAGGACGTCCTCGGCCCGCTCTACACCGCGCTCGGCACCCGTATCCACAACCAGGGCGAGGGCGCGACCATCGAGGCGATCGCGGGCGCGCTCGAGGACGTCGGCCTCCCGGCCTCCCTGCTCGACTACGCCGACCAGGAGGACTTCGAGTTCGACGCCGAGCTGCGCGCCTCCCACAAGGAGGGCATCGACAAGGTCGGCCAGGAGGTCGGCACCCCGGTGATCGCGCTCCCCGGCGACGACGGCGAGCAGATCGCCTTCTTCGGCCCGGTCGTCACGCCCACCCCGCAGGGCGAGGCCGCGGCCAGGCTGTGGGACGGCACGCTGCTGGTCGCCTCGACCCCCGGCTTCTACGAGATCAAGCGGACCCGCACGAAGGGCCCGGACTTCAGCAACCTGTAA
- the pepN gene encoding aminopeptidase N produces MPGENLTRDEAQERAALLSVDGYEVSLDLRSALGDIEAEPRTFRSVTTIRFRCAEPGAASFADLLAPSVTAVSLNGKDLDPGEVFDGSRIRLEDLRADNELVVDAQCAYSRTGEGMHRFVDPEDGEVYLYTQYEPADSRRVFANFEQPDLKAPFRCEVRAPEGWTVWSNGVGELVDGVWRFAETKPISTYITAFVAGPYHYVTDSYARTFEDGTTLEIPLGAMCRKGLAPHFDSDDVFLVTKQGLDFFHDHFDFPYPFGKYDQAFVPEYNLGAMENPGLVTFREEFIFRGKVTQASYEGRANVILHEMAHMWFGDLVTMEWWDDLWLKESFADFMGAFALVGATRFENGWITFANRRKAWAYRADQLPSTHPITADIRDLQDAKLNFDGITYAKGASVLKQLVAYVGQDAFLEGARRYFKRNAYGNTRLGDLLSALEETSGRDLATWSRAWLQTAGVNSLTPQVILSAEGRITELAVLQEAPESHPELRPHRVAVGLYRREDADGSLVRYARAEVDVVGPRTVVEELVGVDAPELVLVNDDDLTYCKIRFDENSLATLRERLGDITDPLARALCWSALWNLTRDALMPARDFVGLVLRFAGRESDIGVLQMLHAWAHSALVHYAAPDWRAEGGRLLAQGALKELRLAEPGSQHQLTWARFFATVASDQADLHLLLHLLEGTAKVDGLDVDQELRWAFLEPLAAHGIADESLLAAELARDDTASGKRHQVRCLAARPSAAVKAQAWAQVVESDALSNALVEATIAGFTQPSQRELLAPYAAKYFAAIERVWAERSIQIGMDVVKGLFPSLRDSQETLDAADAWLTAHEDAAPALRRLVLEARDDLARTLRGQACDTAAGS; encoded by the coding sequence GTGCCCGGTGAGAATCTGACCCGCGACGAGGCCCAGGAGCGGGCAGCGCTGCTGTCCGTGGACGGGTACGAGGTCTCCCTCGACCTGCGCTCCGCTCTGGGCGACATCGAGGCCGAGCCGCGCACGTTCCGCTCGGTGACCACGATCCGCTTCCGTTGCGCGGAGCCGGGCGCCGCGAGCTTCGCCGATCTGCTCGCACCGAGCGTCACGGCCGTGTCGCTCAACGGCAAGGACCTGGACCCCGGCGAGGTCTTCGACGGCTCCCGCATCCGGCTGGAGGACCTCCGGGCCGACAACGAGCTGGTCGTCGACGCGCAGTGCGCCTACTCCCGCACCGGCGAGGGCATGCACCGCTTCGTCGACCCCGAGGACGGCGAGGTCTACCTCTACACCCAGTACGAGCCCGCCGACTCGCGGCGCGTCTTCGCGAACTTCGAGCAGCCGGACCTCAAGGCCCCCTTCCGCTGCGAGGTGCGGGCCCCGGAGGGGTGGACGGTCTGGAGCAACGGCGTCGGTGAACTCGTCGACGGTGTGTGGAGGTTCGCCGAGACCAAGCCGATCTCCACGTACATCACCGCGTTCGTGGCGGGCCCGTACCACTACGTCACGGACAGCTACGCGCGCACCTTCGAGGACGGTACGACGCTGGAGATCCCGCTCGGCGCGATGTGCCGCAAGGGTCTTGCGCCCCACTTCGACTCCGACGACGTGTTCCTCGTGACCAAGCAGGGGCTCGACTTCTTCCACGACCACTTCGACTTCCCCTATCCGTTCGGGAAGTACGACCAGGCGTTCGTGCCCGAGTACAACCTCGGCGCGATGGAGAACCCGGGGCTCGTCACCTTCCGCGAGGAGTTCATCTTCCGCGGCAAGGTGACGCAGGCGTCGTACGAGGGCCGGGCCAACGTCATCCTGCACGAGATGGCGCACATGTGGTTCGGCGACCTCGTCACCATGGAGTGGTGGGACGACCTGTGGCTCAAGGAGTCCTTCGCCGACTTCATGGGCGCGTTCGCGCTGGTCGGGGCGACCCGCTTCGAGAACGGCTGGATCACCTTCGCCAATCGCCGCAAGGCCTGGGCGTACCGTGCCGACCAGCTGCCCTCCACCCACCCCATCACGGCCGACATCCGTGACCTCCAGGACGCCAAGCTCAACTTCGACGGGATCACGTACGCGAAGGGGGCGAGCGTGCTCAAGCAGCTCGTCGCGTACGTCGGCCAGGACGCGTTCCTGGAGGGCGCGCGCCGCTACTTCAAGCGGAACGCGTACGGCAACACACGCCTCGGCGATCTGCTGTCGGCGCTGGAGGAGACCAGCGGGCGCGATCTGGCCACCTGGTCGCGGGCCTGGCTCCAGACGGCCGGGGTGAACTCCCTGACCCCGCAGGTGATCCTGAGCGCCGAGGGCCGCATCACGGAGCTGGCCGTGCTCCAGGAGGCCCCCGAGTCGCACCCCGAACTCCGCCCGCACCGCGTCGCGGTGGGTTTGTACCGGCGTGAGGACGCCGACGGCTCCCTGGTGCGGTACGCGCGCGCCGAGGTCGACGTCGTCGGCCCCCGTACGGTGGTCGAGGAGCTGGTCGGCGTGGACGCCCCCGAGCTGGTCCTCGTCAACGACGACGACCTCACGTACTGCAAGATCCGCTTCGACGAGAACTCGCTGGCCACGCTGCGCGAGAGGCTCGGCGACATCACCGACCCGCTCGCCCGCGCGCTGTGCTGGTCGGCGCTGTGGAACCTCACCCGGGACGCGCTGATGCCGGCCCGGGACTTCGTGGGCCTGGTGCTGCGCTTCGCGGGCCGCGAGTCCGACATCGGCGTCCTGCAGATGCTGCACGCCTGGGCGCACTCGGCGCTCGTCCACTACGCGGCCCCCGACTGGCGTGCGGAGGGCGGCCGGCTGCTCGCCCAGGGCGCCCTGAAGGAGCTGCGGCTCGCCGAGCCCGGCAGCCAGCACCAGCTGACCTGGGCCCGTTTCTTCGCGACGGTCGCCTCCGACCAGGCCGATCTGCACCTGCTGCTGCACCTCCTCGAGGGCACCGCCAAGGTCGACGGCCTGGACGTCGACCAGGAGCTGCGCTGGGCGTTCCTGGAACCGCTGGCCGCGCACGGCATCGCCGACGAGTCCCTCCTCGCGGCCGAACTGGCCCGCGACGACACGGCCTCCGGCAAGCGCCACCAGGTCCGCTGCCTCGCCGCCCGCCCCTCGGCGGCGGTCAAGGCCCAGGCCTGGGCGCAGGTCGTCGAGTCGGACGCGCTGTCCAACGCCCTGGTCGAGGCGACCATCGCGGGCTTCACGCAGCCCTCCCAGCGGGAGCTGCTGGCTCCCTACGCCGCGAAGTACTTCGCGGCCATCGAGCGCGTCTGGGCCGAGCGGTCCATCCAGATCGGCATGGACGTGGTCAAGGGCCTGTTCCCGTCCCTGCGGGACTCCCAGGAGACCCTGGACGCGGCGGACGCCTGGCTCACCGCCCACGAGGACGCGGCACCGGCCCTGCGCCGTCTGGTCCTGGAGGCACGGGACGACCTGGCGCGCACCCTGCGCGGGCAGGCGTGCGACACGGCGGCGGGCTCGTAG